Proteins encoded by one window of Planktothrix tepida PCC 9214:
- a CDS encoding alpha/beta fold hydrolase, translating into MATIDIQGVKHTYELTSPTSSGDVLVFIHGWLLSRHYWQPVIDLLAPQYQCLSYDLRGFGDSQLLAGNPSRLAVYTPISYAEDLAILLDTLNLNNAWLVGHSLGGTIALLGADKLPEQVKGVICVNAGGGIYLKEEFEKFRSVGEQIVKFRPRWLCYLPLLDLIFTRAQVACPLKQRWGRQRLIDFVIAHPEAALGALLDSTTEAEVHRLPQVVSRLQQPVYFIAGLQDGIMEPQYVRHLASFHWLFRQGDNNVIEIPNCGHLAMVEQTHTVVEHIKTIINQY; encoded by the coding sequence CACACTTACGAATTGACGTCGCCCACCTCATCGGGTGACGTACTGGTTTTTATTCACGGTTGGTTATTGAGTCGTCATTACTGGCAACCCGTCATCGACCTATTAGCCCCACAATATCAATGTTTATCTTATGATTTACGAGGATTTGGAGATTCTCAACTGTTGGCGGGAAACCCCTCACGACTCGCCGTTTATACCCCCATTTCCTACGCTGAAGATTTAGCCATTCTGTTGGACACCCTAAACCTCAACAATGCTTGGTTAGTGGGTCATTCTCTAGGGGGAACCATTGCCCTTTTAGGAGCGGATAAACTGCCAGAACAGGTGAAAGGCGTTATTTGTGTGAATGCGGGTGGGGGAATTTACTTAAAAGAGGAATTTGAGAAATTTCGTTCCGTTGGTGAACAAATTGTTAAATTTCGCCCCCGATGGTTGTGTTATTTACCGTTATTGGATTTAATCTTTACCCGCGCTCAAGTCGCCTGTCCCCTCAAACAACGGTGGGGACGACAACGGTTAATCGATTTTGTCATTGCCCATCCTGAAGCCGCATTAGGGGCATTATTAGATTCTACAACCGAAGCGGAAGTCCATCGTTTACCCCAGGTGGTGTCTCGACTGCAACAACCCGTTTATTTTATAGCGGGACTGCAAGATGGAATTATGGAACCTCAATATGTTCGCCATTTAGCCAGTTTTCATTGGCTATTTCGTCAAGGGGATAACAATGTGATTGAGATCCCCAACTGTGGGCATTTAGCCATGGTGGAACAAACCCATACCGTTGTTGAGCACATCAAAACGATTATAAATCAGTATTAA
- a CDS encoding GNAT family N-acetyltransferase: MQIRDAVETDLPTIVEIYNAAVPGRTATADLEPISVESRISWYQEHKAQTRPVWVVELDHQIVGWLSFQAFYGRPAYQSTAELSIYIHPEYQGQGIGKRLLTQALNHSPKLGLKALVALIFAHNQPSLKLFETFEFKQWGYLPKVANLDGIERDLVIMGRHV; this comes from the coding sequence ATGCAGATTCGGGACGCAGTGGAGACGGACTTACCAACAATTGTAGAGATTTATAACGCGGCGGTTCCGGGACGCACAGCAACGGCTGATTTAGAACCAATATCCGTCGAAAGCCGAATTTCTTGGTATCAGGAACACAAAGCCCAAACTCGTCCGGTGTGGGTCGTCGAGTTAGATCACCAAATTGTAGGCTGGTTAAGTTTTCAGGCGTTCTATGGTCGTCCAGCTTATCAGAGTACCGCAGAACTCAGTATTTATATTCATCCTGAGTATCAAGGTCAAGGAATTGGTAAAAGACTATTAACCCAAGCCCTAAATCACAGTCCTAAGTTAGGATTAAAAGCTTTAGTGGCGTTAATTTTTGCTCACAATCAACCGAGTTTAAAATTATTTGAAACTTTTGAGTTTAAACAATGGGGTTATTTACCCAAAGTTGCTAATTTAGATGGCATTGAACGAGATTTAGTGATTATGGGACGTCATGTATAG
- the pheS gene encoding phenylalanine--tRNA ligase subunit alpha, with protein sequence MATQLSELETQLEDLRAEGITAIAACQTLDELEQLRINYLGKKGKVSVVLGAMGKLDPSERPRIGALANEVKKALETGLEETRTALQRAQLEAQLQSETLDVTMPGVYHSQGRIHPLNGIIDRALDIFVGLGYTVASGPEMETDYYNFEALNTPPDHPARDMQDTFYLPDGNLLRTHTSSVQIRYMEQHQPPIRIVAPGRVYRRDTVDATHAAVFHQIELLAIEEGLRFTDLKGTIKEFLRQMFGDLPVRFRASYFPFTEPSAEVDLQWQGKWLEVLGCGMVDPNVLKAAGYDPEKYTGFAAGFGVERFAMVLHQIDDIRRVYASDLRFLRQF encoded by the coding sequence ATGGCAACTCAACTTAGTGAATTAGAAACTCAACTGGAAGACTTACGCGCCGAGGGAATAACAGCGATCGCAGCTTGTCAAACCTTGGATGAATTAGAACAATTACGAATTAACTATTTAGGCAAAAAAGGTAAAGTTTCTGTAGTTTTAGGGGCTATGGGAAAACTTGACCCCAGTGAACGACCTCGCATTGGAGCGTTAGCCAATGAGGTTAAAAAAGCCTTAGAAACGGGTTTAGAGGAAACACGCACCGCTTTACAGCGTGCCCAACTCGAAGCCCAACTTCAGTCGGAAACCCTGGATGTGACGATGCCAGGAGTTTATCATTCCCAAGGTCGAATTCATCCCCTCAATGGCATTATTGATCGCGCTTTAGACATTTTTGTGGGGTTGGGGTATACCGTTGCTTCTGGCCCGGAAATGGAAACGGACTATTATAATTTTGAAGCCTTAAATACCCCCCCGGATCACCCTGCACGGGATATGCAGGATACGTTTTATTTACCCGATGGCAATTTATTAAGAACCCATACCTCATCGGTACAAATTCGCTACATGGAACAACATCAACCCCCCATCCGCATTGTCGCACCGGGTCGGGTTTATCGTCGGGATACTGTTGATGCGACCCATGCGGCGGTGTTCCATCAAATTGAACTCTTAGCCATTGAAGAAGGGTTGCGGTTTACAGATTTAAAAGGAACCATTAAAGAGTTTCTCCGACAAATGTTTGGGGATTTACCCGTGCGCTTCCGGGCGAGTTATTTCCCCTTTACCGAACCTTCGGCGGAAGTCGATTTACAATGGCAAGGAAAATGGCTAGAAGTGTTAGGATGTGGCATGGTTGATCCTAATGTTTTAAAAGCTGCCGGGTATGACCCCGAAAAATACACGGGATTTGCAGCAG